The following nucleotide sequence is from Pseudomonas sp. RC10.
AGACGTTCAGCGCCCAGCGTCGGCGATTGTTGACGGCGTTGAGTCAGCCGCTCGGGCAAGCCTTGGCCCGTGCGCGACTGGCCGAAGACCTGGAAGCCGCGCGTCTTCACGGCGAAACCGAACAATTGCGCAGCGCCTTGCTGGCCTCGGTGTCCCACGACCTGCGCACCCCGCTGACCGCGATGCGCGGCAGCATCGACAGCCTGTTGGCGCTGGGCGAGGCGATTCCGATGAACGACCGCCGCGAGCTGTTGGAAGGCACTCGCGACGAGGCCGAGCGGCTGGACCGCTACATCCAGAACCTGCTGGACATGACCCGACTGGGCCACGGCGCGCTGAAACTGGCGCGGGACTGGGTCTCGCCGGGAGACATCGTCGGCAGCACCCTCAACCGCTTGCGTGCGGTGCTGGCGCCGTTGCAGGTCAGCACGGAACTCTCCGCCGAACTGCCGCTGCTGTACGTGCACGCGGCGCTGATCGAACAAGCGCTGATCAACGTGGTGGAAAACGCCGCGCGCTTCTCGCCGAGCCAGGGCCGCCTGCAGATTCGGGTCGCCGCGTCGAGCGATGAGCTGACCTTTGCGGTCAGCGACGAAGGGCCGGGGATTCCGGAAGCCGAGCGGGCGAAGATTTTCGACATGTTCTACACCGCCGCCCGGGGGGATCGCGGCGGGCAGGGCACCGGGCTGGGGCTGGCTATCTGTCAGGGCATGGTCGGTGCCCATGGCGGGCGGATCAGCGTCGGCGAGGGCATCGACGGACGCGGCACCTGCATCTCGCTGCACCTGCCGTTGCAGGCCCAGCCGCAGGCGGACGTGGAGCAGGTTGTTTGAGCCGGCAATGGGTTACGCTTGTTGGCGACAACACGCCCACATACGTGGAATGGACGGGCTTGTCGGCATGGCACATGAGTCTGTAGGAGCGAATTCATTCGCGAGAGGCCGGTACATTCGATACAAATGGGTCGTCTGTGGAGCCGTCTCGCGAATGAATTCGCTCCTACAGGGTCGTGCTCTGCTACAGGCCAAGGGTGACAACGTGACAGGAAAACCATGAGCCAGACCGCAACCATTCTGGTGATCGACGACGAACCGCAGATCCGCAAATTCCTGCGCATCAGCCTCGCCTCACAAGGCTACACCGTGATCGAAGCCGGAACCGGCACCGAAGGCCTCACCCAGGCGGCGCTGAACAAGCCGGATCTGCTGGTGCTCGACCTCGGTTTGCCGGACATCGACGGACAAGACGTGCTGAGCCAGTTTCGCGAATGGTCGACCGTGCCGGTGCTGGTGCTGTCCGTGCGCGCCAGCGAGGCTGAAAAGGTCCGCGCGCTCGACGCCGGGGCCAACGATTACGTGACCAAACCGTTCGGAATTCAGGAGTTTCTGGCGCGGATTCGCGCATTGTTGCGGCAGGCACCGGACACCGGGCAGGCCGACTCGGCGCTGGTGATCGGCCAGCTGACCGTGGACCTTGCGTATCGGCGGGTGCTCCTGGACGGCAACGAAGTCGCTCTGACCAAAAAGGAATACGCGGTGTTGGCACAACTCGCGCGGCATCCGGGGCGGGTCATCACCCAGCAGCAATTGCTCAAGGACATCTGGGGCCCGACCCATGTGGAAGACACCCATTACCTGCGCATCGTCGTCGGGCACTTGAGGCAGAAACTGGCGGATGACCCCGCTGCACCCCGGTTCATCCTGACCGAGGCGGGGGTGGGGTATCGGTTGGTGGGGGGCTAATGTTTGCTCGGGACCGCACCCTTTTCGTGGAGGCCACTCAGGTTCCGGACATGACCTTGGACTGTGGGAGCCGGCTTGCTGGCGAATGCGGTGGACCGGTCAGAGATAAATGGGCTGACCGAACGCTTTCGCCAGCAAGCCGGCTTGTATGTTTAGACTTGATGGGGTGGGAGGGACGGAAAGCCGAATCT
It contains:
- a CDS encoding response regulator, encoding MSQTATILVIDDEPQIRKFLRISLASQGYTVIEAGTGTEGLTQAALNKPDLLVLDLGLPDIDGQDVLSQFREWSTVPVLVLSVRASEAEKVRALDAGANDYVTKPFGIQEFLARIRALLRQAPDTGQADSALVIGQLTVDLAYRRVLLDGNEVALTKKEYAVLAQLARHPGRVITQQQLLKDIWGPTHVEDTHYLRIVVGHLRQKLADDPAAPRFILTEAGVGYRLVGG